From Lagenorhynchus albirostris chromosome 15, mLagAlb1.1, whole genome shotgun sequence, one genomic window encodes:
- the LRCH4 gene encoding leucine-rich repeat and calponin homology domain-containing protein 4 isoform X3, which yields MAAAVAASLAAGGEEAAATTSVPGSPGLPGSRSAERALEEAVATGTLNLSNRRLKHFPRGAARSYDLSDITQADLSRNRFPEVPEAACQLVSLEGLSLYHNCLRCLNPALGNLTALTYLNLSRNQLSSLPPYICQLPLRVLIVSNNKLGALPPDISALGSLRQLDVSSNELPSLPAELCGLPSLRDLNVRRNQLSALPDELGDLPLVRLDFSCNRVSRIPVSFCRLRHLQVILLDSNPLQSPPAQICLKGKLHIFKYLSTEAGRRGGSALGDLAPSRPPSFSPCPAEDLFPGRRYDGGLDSGFHSVDSGSKRWSGNESTDEFSELSFRISELAREPRGPRERREDGSATSLGRTKSEVLARSSGHQNRALWQGMGRGHQAAGGRSRQGRRGGAQTPCSCGRSASGGSSSRVECGVPQGRTVFRSWGSGLLAGVLPPRPLRPPTTTAPAPRPLSSIQRPNSFLFRSSSQSSSGPSSPDSVLRPRRSPQLLDEKEVMAQLRQVLESQLQRPLPEDLAEALANGVILCQLANQLRPRSVPFIHVPSPAVPKLSALKSRKNVESFLEACRKMGVPEADLCSPSDLLQGTAQGLWTTLEAVKRAGGRSPPPLWPPSGLGGFVLFYVVLMLLLCVVYTRLLGS from the exons ATGGCGGCGGCGGTAGCGGCCTCTCTCGCCGCCGGGGGTGAGGAGGCGGCGGCCACGACCTCCGTTCCAGGGTCTCCGGGTCTGCCCGGGAGCCGCAGTGCAGAGCGGGCTCTAGAGGAGGCCGTGGCCACCGGGACCCTGAACCTGTCTAACCGGCGTTTGAAGCACTTCCCCCGGGGCGCGGCCCGCAGCTACGACCTGTCAGACATCACCCAGGCTG ACCTGTCCCGGAACCGGTTCCCCGAGGTGCCAGAGGCAGCCTGCCAGCTGGTGTCCCTGGAGGGTCTGAGCCTCTACCACAATTGTCTGAGATGCCTGAACCCAGCCTTGGGGAATCTCACAGCTCTCACCTACCTCAACCTCAG cCGAAACCAGCTGTCATCGCTGCCGCCCTACATCTGCCAGCTGCCCCTGCGAGTACTCATTGTCAGCAACAACAAACTGGGGGCCCTACCTCCCGACATCAGCGCCCTGGGAAGCCTGCGGCAGCTC GATGTGAGCAGCAATGAGTTGCCATCTCTCCCAGCGGAGCTGTGTGGCCTCCCTTCCCTGCGGGATCTCAATGTTCGGAGGAACCAGCTCAGCGCCCTGCCTGATG AGCTGGGAGACCTTCCTCTTGTCCGCCTGGATTTCTCCTGTAACCGTGTCTCCCGCATCCCGGTCTCCTTCTGCCGCCTTAGGCACCTGCAGGTCATTTTGCTGGATAGCAACCCCCTGCAAAGCCCGCCTGCACAG ATCTGCCTGAAGGGGAAACTTCACATCTTCAAGTATTTGTCAACAGAGGCTGGGCGGCGCGGGGGGTCTGCACTGGGGGACCTGGCCCCTTCCCGCCCCCCGAGTTTCAGCCCCTG CCCCGCTGAGGACTTGTTTCCGGGACGTCGGTATGACGGAGGGCTGGACTCAGGCTTCCACAGCGTTGACAGTGGCAGCAAGAGGTGGTCTGGAAATGAG TCAACTGATGAATTTTCCGAGTTGTCGTTCCGGATCTCAGAGCTGGCCCGGGAGCCTCGGGGACCCAGGGAGCGGCGGGAGGATGGCTCTG CCACGTCCCTGGGGAGGACGAAGAGCGAGGTGCTGGCGAG GAGCAGCGGCCACCAGAATCGAGCCCTGTggcaggggatggggagagggcaCCAAGCAGCAG GCGGGAGGAGCCGGCAGGGGAGGAGAGGCGGCGCCCAGACACCTTGCAGCTGTGGCAGGAGCGcgagcggcggcagcagcagcagagtggAGTGTGGGGTTCCCCAAGGAAGGACAG ttttccGAAGCTGGGGGTCAGGGCTTCTGGCGGGGGTGCTGCCGCCTCGTCCGCTCAGGCCACCTACAA CAACCGCACCTGCTCCCCGGCCACTCAGCTCCATTCAGAGACCAAACAGCTTCCTCTTCCGTTCTTCCTCTCAGAGCAGCTCAG gcCCTTCCTCACCGGACTCTGTCTTGAGACCTCGGCGATCCCCCCAGCTTTTGGACGAAAAGGAGGTGATGGCTCAGCTGCGCCAG gtgcTTGAGTCCCAGCTGCAGCGGCCCCTACCCGAGGACCTGGCAGAGGCTCTAGCCAATGGGGTCATCCTCTGTCAGCTGGCCAACCAGCTGCGGCCCCGCTCCGTGCCCTTCATTCACGTGCCCTCACCTGCTGTG CCAAAACTCAGTGCCCTCAAGTCTCGGAAGAATGTGGAGAGTTTCTTAGAAGCTTGTCGAAAAATGGGGGTGCCTGAG GCTGACCTGTGCTCGCCCTCGGATCTCCTCCAGGGCACTGCCCAGGGGCTGTGGACCACCCTGGAGGCTGTGAAGCGGGCGGGGGGCAGGTCCCCCCCGCCCCTCTGGCCCCCCTCTGGTCTGGGAGGCTTCGTCCTCTTCTACGTGGTCCTCATGCTGCTGCTCTGTGTCGTCTACACTCGGCTCCTGGGTTCCTAG
- the LRCH4 gene encoding leucine-rich repeat and calponin homology domain-containing protein 4 isoform X2, whose product MAAAVAASLAAGGEEAAATTSVPGSPGLPGSRSAERALEEAVATGTLNLSNRRLKHFPRGAARSYDLSDITQADLSRNRFPEVPEAACQLVSLEGLSLYHNCLRCLNPALGNLTALTYLNLSRNQLSSLPPYICQLPLRVLIVSNNKLGALPPDISALGSLRQLDVSSNELPSLPAELCGLPSLRDLNVRRNQLSALPDELGDLPLVRLDFSCNRVSRIPVSFCRLRHLQVILLDSNPLQSPPAQICLKGKLHIFKYLSTEAGRRGGSALGDLAPSRPPSFSPCPAEDLFPGRRYDGGLDSGFHSVDSGSKRWSGNESTDEFSELSFRISELAREPRGPRERREDGSADGDPEQVDFIDSHVPGEDEERGAGEEQRPPESSPVAGDGERAPSSRREEPAGEERRRPDTLQLWQERERRQQQQSGVWGSPRKDRCGRGNSCPGVFRSWGSGLLAGVLPPRPLRPPTTTAPAPRPLSSIQRPNSFLFRSSSQSSSGPSSPDSVLRPRRSPQLLDEKEVMAQLRQVLESQLQRPLPEDLAEALANGVILCQLANQLRPRSVPFIHVPSPAVPKLSALKSRKNVESFLEACRKMGVPEADLCSPSDLLQGTAQGLWTTLEAVKRAGGRSPPPLWPPSGLGGFVLFYVVLMLLLCVVYTRLLGS is encoded by the exons ATGGCGGCGGCGGTAGCGGCCTCTCTCGCCGCCGGGGGTGAGGAGGCGGCGGCCACGACCTCCGTTCCAGGGTCTCCGGGTCTGCCCGGGAGCCGCAGTGCAGAGCGGGCTCTAGAGGAGGCCGTGGCCACCGGGACCCTGAACCTGTCTAACCGGCGTTTGAAGCACTTCCCCCGGGGCGCGGCCCGCAGCTACGACCTGTCAGACATCACCCAGGCTG ACCTGTCCCGGAACCGGTTCCCCGAGGTGCCAGAGGCAGCCTGCCAGCTGGTGTCCCTGGAGGGTCTGAGCCTCTACCACAATTGTCTGAGATGCCTGAACCCAGCCTTGGGGAATCTCACAGCTCTCACCTACCTCAACCTCAG cCGAAACCAGCTGTCATCGCTGCCGCCCTACATCTGCCAGCTGCCCCTGCGAGTACTCATTGTCAGCAACAACAAACTGGGGGCCCTACCTCCCGACATCAGCGCCCTGGGAAGCCTGCGGCAGCTC GATGTGAGCAGCAATGAGTTGCCATCTCTCCCAGCGGAGCTGTGTGGCCTCCCTTCCCTGCGGGATCTCAATGTTCGGAGGAACCAGCTCAGCGCCCTGCCTGATG AGCTGGGAGACCTTCCTCTTGTCCGCCTGGATTTCTCCTGTAACCGTGTCTCCCGCATCCCGGTCTCCTTCTGCCGCCTTAGGCACCTGCAGGTCATTTTGCTGGATAGCAACCCCCTGCAAAGCCCGCCTGCACAG ATCTGCCTGAAGGGGAAACTTCACATCTTCAAGTATTTGTCAACAGAGGCTGGGCGGCGCGGGGGGTCTGCACTGGGGGACCTGGCCCCTTCCCGCCCCCCGAGTTTCAGCCCCTG CCCCGCTGAGGACTTGTTTCCGGGACGTCGGTATGACGGAGGGCTGGACTCAGGCTTCCACAGCGTTGACAGTGGCAGCAAGAGGTGGTCTGGAAATGAG TCAACTGATGAATTTTCCGAGTTGTCGTTCCGGATCTCAGAGCTGGCCCGGGAGCCTCGGGGACCCAGGGAGCGGCGGGAGGATGGCTCTG CTGACGGAGACCCTGAGCAGGTTGACTTCATCGACAGCCACGTCCCTGGGGAGGACGAAGAGCGAGGTGCTGGCGAG GAGCAGCGGCCACCAGAATCGAGCCCTGTggcaggggatggggagagggcaCCAAGCAGCAG GCGGGAGGAGCCGGCAGGGGAGGAGAGGCGGCGCCCAGACACCTTGCAGCTGTGGCAGGAGCGcgagcggcggcagcagcagcagagtggAGTGTGGGGTTCCCCAAGGAAGGACAGGTGTGGGCGTGGGAACAGCTGCCCTGGCG ttttccGAAGCTGGGGGTCAGGGCTTCTGGCGGGGGTGCTGCCGCCTCGTCCGCTCAGGCCACCTACAA CAACCGCACCTGCTCCCCGGCCACTCAGCTCCATTCAGAGACCAAACAGCTTCCTCTTCCGTTCTTCCTCTCAGAGCAGCTCAG gcCCTTCCTCACCGGACTCTGTCTTGAGACCTCGGCGATCCCCCCAGCTTTTGGACGAAAAGGAGGTGATGGCTCAGCTGCGCCAG gtgcTTGAGTCCCAGCTGCAGCGGCCCCTACCCGAGGACCTGGCAGAGGCTCTAGCCAATGGGGTCATCCTCTGTCAGCTGGCCAACCAGCTGCGGCCCCGCTCCGTGCCCTTCATTCACGTGCCCTCACCTGCTGTG CCAAAACTCAGTGCCCTCAAGTCTCGGAAGAATGTGGAGAGTTTCTTAGAAGCTTGTCGAAAAATGGGGGTGCCTGAG GCTGACCTGTGCTCGCCCTCGGATCTCCTCCAGGGCACTGCCCAGGGGCTGTGGACCACCCTGGAGGCTGTGAAGCGGGCGGGGGGCAGGTCCCCCCCGCCCCTCTGGCCCCCCTCTGGTCTGGGAGGCTTCGTCCTCTTCTACGTGGTCCTCATGCTGCTGCTCTGTGTCGTCTACACTCGGCTCCTGGGTTCCTAG
- the LRCH4 gene encoding leucine-rich repeat and calponin homology domain-containing protein 4 isoform X1 — MAAAVAASLAAGGEEAAATTSVPGSPGLPGSRSAERALEEAVATGTLNLSNRRLKHFPRGAARSYDLSDITQADLSRNRFPEVPEAACQLVSLEGLSLYHNCLRCLNPALGNLTALTYLNLSRNQLSSLPPYICQLPLRVLIVSNNKLGALPPDISALGSLRQLDVSSNELPSLPAELCGLPSLRDLNVRRNQLSALPDELGDLPLVRLDFSCNRVSRIPVSFCRLRHLQVILLDSNPLQSPPAQICLKGKLHIFKYLSTEAGRRGGSALGDLAPSRPPSFSPCPAEDLFPGRRYDGGLDSGFHSVDSGSKRWSGNESTDEFSELSFRISELAREPRGPRERREDGSADGDPEQVDFIDSHVPGEDEERGAGEEQRPPESSPVAGDGERAPSSRREEPAGEERRRPDTLQLWQERERRQQQQSGVWGSPRKDSFPKLGVRASGGGAAASSAQATYNGTPKSNATQLGASGGQGAPTPASTSQEPLPTAGPATAPAPRPLSSIQRPNSFLFRSSSQSSSGPSSPDSVLRPRRSPQLLDEKEVMAQLRQVLESQLQRPLPEDLAEALANGVILCQLANQLRPRSVPFIHVPSPAVPKLSALKSRKNVESFLEACRKMGVPEADLCSPSDLLQGTAQGLWTTLEAVKRAGGRSPPPLWPPSGLGGFVLFYVVLMLLLCVVYTRLLGS, encoded by the exons ATGGCGGCGGCGGTAGCGGCCTCTCTCGCCGCCGGGGGTGAGGAGGCGGCGGCCACGACCTCCGTTCCAGGGTCTCCGGGTCTGCCCGGGAGCCGCAGTGCAGAGCGGGCTCTAGAGGAGGCCGTGGCCACCGGGACCCTGAACCTGTCTAACCGGCGTTTGAAGCACTTCCCCCGGGGCGCGGCCCGCAGCTACGACCTGTCAGACATCACCCAGGCTG ACCTGTCCCGGAACCGGTTCCCCGAGGTGCCAGAGGCAGCCTGCCAGCTGGTGTCCCTGGAGGGTCTGAGCCTCTACCACAATTGTCTGAGATGCCTGAACCCAGCCTTGGGGAATCTCACAGCTCTCACCTACCTCAACCTCAG cCGAAACCAGCTGTCATCGCTGCCGCCCTACATCTGCCAGCTGCCCCTGCGAGTACTCATTGTCAGCAACAACAAACTGGGGGCCCTACCTCCCGACATCAGCGCCCTGGGAAGCCTGCGGCAGCTC GATGTGAGCAGCAATGAGTTGCCATCTCTCCCAGCGGAGCTGTGTGGCCTCCCTTCCCTGCGGGATCTCAATGTTCGGAGGAACCAGCTCAGCGCCCTGCCTGATG AGCTGGGAGACCTTCCTCTTGTCCGCCTGGATTTCTCCTGTAACCGTGTCTCCCGCATCCCGGTCTCCTTCTGCCGCCTTAGGCACCTGCAGGTCATTTTGCTGGATAGCAACCCCCTGCAAAGCCCGCCTGCACAG ATCTGCCTGAAGGGGAAACTTCACATCTTCAAGTATTTGTCAACAGAGGCTGGGCGGCGCGGGGGGTCTGCACTGGGGGACCTGGCCCCTTCCCGCCCCCCGAGTTTCAGCCCCTG CCCCGCTGAGGACTTGTTTCCGGGACGTCGGTATGACGGAGGGCTGGACTCAGGCTTCCACAGCGTTGACAGTGGCAGCAAGAGGTGGTCTGGAAATGAG TCAACTGATGAATTTTCCGAGTTGTCGTTCCGGATCTCAGAGCTGGCCCGGGAGCCTCGGGGACCCAGGGAGCGGCGGGAGGATGGCTCTG CTGACGGAGACCCTGAGCAGGTTGACTTCATCGACAGCCACGTCCCTGGGGAGGACGAAGAGCGAGGTGCTGGCGAG GAGCAGCGGCCACCAGAATCGAGCCCTGTggcaggggatggggagagggcaCCAAGCAGCAG GCGGGAGGAGCCGGCAGGGGAGGAGAGGCGGCGCCCAGACACCTTGCAGCTGTGGCAGGAGCGcgagcggcggcagcagcagcagagtggAGTGTGGGGTTCCCCAAGGAAGGACAG ttttccGAAGCTGGGGGTCAGGGCTTCTGGCGGGGGTGCTGCCGCCTCGTCCGCTCAGGCCACCTACAA CGGCACGCCCAAGTCCAATGCCACCCAGCTGGGAGCTTCGGGGGGGCAGGGTGCTCCCACCCCCGCCTCCACCTCCCAGGAGCCCCTTCCTACAGCGGGACCAG CAACCGCACCTGCTCCCCGGCCACTCAGCTCCATTCAGAGACCAAACAGCTTCCTCTTCCGTTCTTCCTCTCAGAGCAGCTCAG gcCCTTCCTCACCGGACTCTGTCTTGAGACCTCGGCGATCCCCCCAGCTTTTGGACGAAAAGGAGGTGATGGCTCAGCTGCGCCAG gtgcTTGAGTCCCAGCTGCAGCGGCCCCTACCCGAGGACCTGGCAGAGGCTCTAGCCAATGGGGTCATCCTCTGTCAGCTGGCCAACCAGCTGCGGCCCCGCTCCGTGCCCTTCATTCACGTGCCCTCACCTGCTGTG CCAAAACTCAGTGCCCTCAAGTCTCGGAAGAATGTGGAGAGTTTCTTAGAAGCTTGTCGAAAAATGGGGGTGCCTGAG GCTGACCTGTGCTCGCCCTCGGATCTCCTCCAGGGCACTGCCCAGGGGCTGTGGACCACCCTGGAGGCTGTGAAGCGGGCGGGGGGCAGGTCCCCCCCGCCCCTCTGGCCCCCCTCTGGTCTGGGAGGCTTCGTCCTCTTCTACGTGGTCCTCATGCTGCTGCTCTGTGTCGTCTACACTCGGCTCCTGGGTTCCTAG
- the LOC132505326 gene encoding dihydrofolate reductase-like, whose product MVRPLNCIITVSQNMGISKNGDLPWPSLRNEYKYFQRMTTTSSVEGKQNSVIMGRKTWFSIPEKNRPLKDRINIVLSRELTEPPQGAHFLARSLDDALKLTERPELTNKVDMVRIVGGSSVYKEAMNKPGHLRVFVTRTMQEFESDTFFPEIDLEKYKLISEYPGVPSDVQEEKGIKYKFEVYEKNN is encoded by the coding sequence ATGGTTCGTCCGCTAAACTGCATCATCACTGTGTCCCAGAACATGGGCATCAGCAAGAACGGGGACCTGCCCTGGCCCTCGCTCAGGAACGAATACAAGTATTTCCAAAGAATGACCACAACCTCTTCAGTAGAAGGGAAACAGAATTCGGTGATTATGGGTAGGAAAACCTGGTTCTCCATTCCAGAGAAGAATCGACCTTTAAAGGACAGAATTAATATAGTTCTCAGTAGAGAACTCACGGAACCTCCACAGGGAGCTCATTTTCTTGCCAGAAGTCTGGATGATGCCTTAAAACTTACTGAGCGACCAGAATTAACAAATAAAGTGGACATGGTCCGGATAGTGGGAGGCAGTTCTGTTTATAAGGAAGCCATGAACAAGCCAGGCCATCTTAGAGTATTTGTGACAAGGACCATGCAGGAATTTGAAAGTGACACATTTTTTCCAGAAAttgatttggaaaaatataaacttaTCTCAGAATATCCAGGTGTTCCTTCTGATGTCCAGGAGGAGAAAGGCATTAAGTACAAATTTGAAGTATATGAAAAGAACAATTAA
- the LOC132506299 gene encoding LOW QUALITY PROTEIN: uncharacterized protein LOC132506299 (The sequence of the model RefSeq protein was modified relative to this genomic sequence to represent the inferred CDS: deleted 1 base in 1 codon; substituted 1 base at 1 genomic stop codon) — ALAPCVISLLLSSGSFLASYLSPSHVQGALDPCLLHSVSFLCPGSFRVSPTLQLRGGGDKGNLTWAPPCRSPCASPTTSWKRRGPREGASPTSLLSSMHCWNGLRGXGRGAGPDPAGTPGTEKTATPGLCSLARTGEGGLGPGPVPRAPVCPGAWKQAGPARREAASGRGRGYGMEDWGLGVVSRAINGSRKPSRLPLSCVCVCLRTSGVCWGRCSFHVRAPQFPLAVFTLPCGPAVRAARRRSRAPGGTVRHVARKRAGRLRREALRGGPQAGRAGQRGPLREAAPEWEPGGARRAARGPDLPSP, encoded by the exons GCCTTGGCCCCCTGTGTCATCTCCCTTCTGTTATCCTCTGGCAGCTTCCTTGCATCTTATTTGTCCCCAAGCCATGTCCAGGGTGCCCTTGACCCTTGCCTGCTACATTCTGTCAGCTTCCTTTGCCCAGGCTCCTTTAGGGTGTCTCCCACCCTACAGCTGAGAGGAGGAGGTGACAAGGGGAACTTAACCTGGGCCCCTCCCTGTAGGAGTCCCTGTGCCAGCCCCACCACATCCTGGAAGAGGAGGGGGCCCCGGGAAGGGGCCTCCCCTACATCGCTGCTGTCATCCATGCACTGCTGGAACGGCCTTAGGGGTTGAGGTCGGGGTGCA GGGCCCGACCCGGCGGGAACCCCAGGAACAGAGAAGACAGCCACACCTGGGCTCTGCTCTCTAGCGAGGACTGGTGAGGGCGGCCTCGGGCCTGGCCCTGTGCCTCGGGCACCTGTCTGCCCGGGAGCTTGGAAGCAGGCTGGCCCAGCAAGGCGCGAGGCCGCCTCTGGGCGTGGTCGAGGGTATGGGATGGAAGACTGGGGGCTGGGTGTCGTGTCACGTGCAATAAACGGAAGCCGGAAGCCCTCTAGGTTGCCCcttagctgtgtgtgtgtgtgtctgcgaaCGAGCGGTGTGTGCTGGGGACGGTGTAGCTTCCACGTGCGGGCGCCGCAGTTCCCTCTGGCCGTTTTCACCCTTCCGTGCGGCCCCGCTGTCCGCGCCGCCAGGAGGCGCTCGCGGGCTCCCGGCGGGACCGTGCGCCACGTGGCCCGGAAACGCGCTGGACGCCTGCGCCGCGAAGCCTTGAGAGGTGGGCCGCAAGCTGGGCGCGCAGGGCAGCGCGGGCCGCTGAGGGAGGCTGCGCCCGAGTGGGAGCCGGGAGGTGCCAGGCGGGCGGCGCGGGGCCCTGACCTGCCCTCCCCG
- the SAP25 gene encoding histone deacetylase complex subunit SAP25: protein MLPWTPRRWGAGEEQAPEEQGPSAGSDPGQAWDSGEEALREPRTTPQDSPQPWSRRPSWTQKEQHLPRPPPGLAAERSPGTPVPLPPQMTWEVAPSRMTLLAPQDPNCEAKPGPQLVWGLSCESGTSFSGRTLRHPSFCPLYEAASGRGLRPSLAGRQSGEQVPRDAGFPVMCREDVFLSDHVLPCGQRVPLYWSQARQQVMGSLKLLLPPPVMSPRVLPAPSSGCSTAWLSGPELIALTGLLQMSQGEPRPSSPGAPMPPAGPPDSASDHPGASGGQSCSHCMDPSLPRAPDSQGP from the exons ATGTTGCCCTGGACCCCCCGGCGGTGGGGCGCGGGTGAGGAGCAGGCGCCCGAGGAACAAGGCCCCTCGGCGGGCAGCGACCCCGGCCAGGCCTGGGACTCTGGAGAGGAAGCCCTGCGGGAGCCAAGAACAACCCCACAGGACAG TCCTCAGCCCTGGTCCCGAAGGCCTTCCTGGACCCAGAAAGAGCAGCATCTGCCTCGGCCgcccccaggcctggctgccGAGCGGTCACCGGGAACCCCAG ttcccctccccccccagatGACCTGGGAGGTGGCCCCGTCAAGGATGACCCTGCTGGCGCCACAGGACCCCAACTGTGAAGCTAAACCGGGACCTCAGCTGGTGTGG GGGCTCAGCTGTGAGTCAGGCACCTCCTTCTCAGGCCGGACCTTGCGCCATCCCTCATTCTGCCCTCTGTACGAGGCAGCCTCAGGCAGAGGCCTCAGGCCCAGTCTAGCAGGACGTCAGAGTGGAGAGCAGGTGCCCAGGGATGCAG GGTTCCCGGTGATGTGCCGTGAAGATGTCTTTCTTTCTGACCATGTGCTGCCCTGTGGGCAGCGTGTTCCCCTGTACTGGTCTCAGGCCCGTCAGCAG gTGATGGGCTCTCTGAAGCTGCTGCTCCCACCCCCAGTCATGTCCCCCAGGGTCCTCCCCGCTCCATCCTCTGGCTGCTCCACCGCCTGGCTCAGTGGGCCTGAGCTGATCGCCCTCACTGGCCTCCTGCAGATGAGCCAGGGggagccaagacccagctccccgGGGGCTCCCATGCCCCCTGCTGGCCCCCCAGACTCTGCCTCTGACCACCCAGGTGCCAGTGGTGGCCAGAGCTGTTCTCACTGCATGGACCCATCTCTCCCACGGGCCCCAGACAGCCAAGGTCCATAG
- the LOC132504817 gene encoding insulin receptor substrate 1-like yields the protein MKPGGPTTTPEFESADVALGPPRPWACPADVRLCGHLRKQKSQRRRFFVLRAYPQRLECYESEKKFRAGRAPPKFSVSLEGACTISKRVDARQRHLIVLYTRDRSLGVAAASEAEQQAWYSALLQARAAAAGPDSHEDPGAWILAPFQDVWPVTLRPKGLGRARGLGSGDYCLCLGSGVLSLLRKPGGRSSRASRPSPPPALRLSLLSVRRCGHADAFFFLELGRSAPTGPGELWLQAPDAVVAQSIHETVLAAMKRIGDSGAGGRAEPLPRKPPTSASTPSVPQSYETPASAAQSSSLYRPGRLSERSEQATLKTLARPGAAASHPEGLELGGVYITKGARSDYEPMGGGQASGYVVMATPGLPASAKAASHQLLQDGGVTEYVSMSLCAPRSFSSSFLPLSYRPGAGEPGPGLQGPHLGVADDWGSAGAQRCLQPPSELAGEYVCIEYAAADYIGMGTDIPEPPDGGLNYVDLDLVPPLEVQGDAPGARNRPHSYAHIEFQNLGEAPSSCSIAPESQISLGPTPCLQ from the exons ATGAAGCCCGGAGGCCCCACGACGACCCCGGAGTTCGAGTCGGCCGACGTGGCCCTGGGTCCGCCGCGGCCCTGGGCCTGCCCGGCTGACGTGCGGCTCTGCGGCCACCTGCGGAAGCAGAAGTCCCAGCGCCGCCGCTTCTTTGTGCTCCGCGCCTACCCGCAGCGCCTCGAGTGTTACGAGAGCGAGAAGAAGTTCCGCGCCGGCCGAGCGCCGCCTAAGTTCAGCGTGAGCCTGGAGGGCGCGTGCACCATCAGTAAGCGCGTGGACGCGCGTCAGCGACACCTGATCGTCCTGTACACGCGCGACCGCAGCCTGGGCGTGGCGGCGGCCAGCGAGGCGGAGCAGCAGGCGTGGTACAGCGCCCTGCTCCAggcgcgcgccgccgccgccg GTCCCGACTCCCACGAGGACCCCGGGGCCTGGATCCTCGCTCCGTTTCAGGACGTCTGGCCCGTGACGCTGCGGCCCAAGGGGCTGGGGCGGGCACGAGGCCTGGGCAGCGGCGACTACTGCCTGTGCCTGGGTTCTGGGGTACTGAGCCTGCTGCGGAAGCCCGGGGGCAGAAGCTCCAGGGCCTCCCGGCCATCTCCGCCGCCGGCCCTGCGCTTGTCCCTGCTCAGCGTGCGGCGCTGTGGCCATGCCGACGCTTTTTTCTTCCTGGAGCTTGGCCGCTCGGCACCCACGGGTCCCGGGGAGCTGTGGCTACAGGCGCCCGACGCCGTCGTGGCCCAAAGCATTCACGAGACTGTCCTGGCCGCCATGAAACGAATCGGGGACAGTGGTGCCGGCGGCAGGGCTGAGCCACTGCCAAGAAAGCCCCCGACGAGCGCCTCCACACCCTCTGTCCCTCAATCTTATGAGACCCCAGCCTCTGCGGCCCAATCAAGCAGCCTGTACCGTCCGGGGCGCCTGAGTGAGAGAAGCGAGCAAGCAACCCTCAAGACCCTGGCCAGGCCGGGGGCAGCAGCCTCACACCCCGAGGGGTTGGAGCTGGGCGGGGTCTACATAACCAAGGGAGCCAGGAGTGACTACGAACCCATGGGGGGCGGCCAAGCCAGTGGCTACGTGGTGATGGCAACCCCGGGCCTTCCTGCCTCAGCCAAAGCCGCTTCCCACCAGCTGCTCCAGGATGGAGGGGTCACTGAATATGTGTCCATGAGCCTCTGTGCACCACGGTCCTTTTCCTCCAGCTTCTTGCCTCTTTCCTACAGGCCTGGGGCCGGGGAGCCTGGACCCGGGCTCCAAGGCCCTCATCTAGGCGTGGCAGACGACTGGGGATCCGCAGGGGCTCAGCGCTGCTTGCAGCCGCCGTCAGAGTTAGCCGGGGAGTACGTGTGCATTGAGTACGCGGCCGCCGACTACATAGGAATGGGCACTGACATCCCGGAGCCCCCTGACGGCGGCCTCAACTATGTAGACCTGGACCTGGTCCCTCCCCTGGAGGTGCAAGGCGACGCCCCCGGGGCCAGGAACCGCCCACACAGCTACGCACACATCGAGTTCCAGAACCTCGGGGAGGCCCCG AGTTCCTGCAGCATCGCTCCAGAGTCTCAAATCAGCCTTGGCCCCACACCCTGCCTCCAATGA